The following proteins are co-located in the Amphiprion ocellaris isolate individual 3 ecotype Okinawa chromosome 7, ASM2253959v1, whole genome shotgun sequence genome:
- the LOC129349226 gene encoding extracellular calcium-sensing receptor-like produces MAFAIEEINRNTNLLHNVTLGYSLYDNCNKLGVGFRGALTLASGQEEQIILDETCAGSPPVLGIVGDSSSTRSIAISAVLGLYRVPMVSYFSTCSCLSNRQKFPSFFRTIPSDAFQVRAMIQILNHFGWTWAGLLVSGDDYGLHAARSFQSDLSLSGEGCLAYLEVLPWGNDPAELRRIVDVMKKSTAHVVIVFAHEGHMINLMKEVVRQNVTGLQWMASEAWTAAPVLQTPQLMPYLGGTLGIAIRRGEIPGLRKFLLQIHPNLHNHSNSYGNNMVNQFWEHTFQCRFPPPPAGWVESGGAICTGEEDLESEGTEFLDLSNLRAEYNVYKAVYALAYALDDMLQCTPGRGPFSGNSCTTLQTMEPWQLVYYLEMVNFTTSFGDQVSFDENGDALPIYDIMNWLWLPDGRTKVQNVGEVKRSASKGEELTLFEDKIFWSFQSKKPPRSVCSESCPPGTRMVRMKGKPECCFDCIPCSEGKISNNTNSMECTSCPEDFWSSPQRDHCVPKKTEFLSYHEPLGICLTATSLLGTLICAAVLGIFIYYRKTPIVRANNSELSFQLLLSLKLCFLCSLLFIGRPRLWTCQMRHAAFGISFVLCVSCILVKTMVVLAVFKASKPGGGASLKWFGAVQQRGTVLLLTCIQAAICVVWIVSASPLPHKNSQYHSDKIVYECVVGSTVGFAVLLGYIGLLAILSFLLAFLARNLPDNFNEAKLITFSMLIFCAVWVAFVPAYISSPGKHADAVEVFAILASSFGLLVALFGPKCYIILLRPERNTKKAIMGRGVVKS; encoded by the exons ATGGCCTTTGCTATTGAGGAGATCAACAGAAACACCAACCTGCTACATAATGTGACTCTGGGATACAGTCTGTATGATAACTGTAACAAACTTGGAGTTGGATTTCGAGGAGCATTAACATTAGCCAGTGGTCAAGAAGAGCAAATTATTTTAGATGAGACGTGTGCAGGAAGCCCTCCAGTACTAGGAATTGTGGGTGATTCTTCCTCTACACGTTCTATTGCCATCTCTGCTGTCTTAGGTTTGTACAGAGTACCTATG GTGAGCTATTTTTCCACATGTTCCTGCCTGAGCAACCGGCAAAAGTTTCCGTCCTTCTTTAGGACAATCCCAAGTGATGCTTTTCAG GTTCGTGCTATGATTCAGATTCTAAACCACTTTGGCTGGACTTGGGCAGGTCTGCTGGTCAGTGGTGATGATTATGGACTCCATGCTGCCCGATCCTTCCAATCTGACCTGAGTCTGTCTGGTGAAGGGTGTCTGGCTTATTTAGAAGTTTTGCCTTGGGGCAATGACCCAGCTGAACTGAGGAGGATTGTGGATGTGATGAAGAAATCCACAGCTCATGTAGTCATTGTGTTTGCACATGAAGGTCACATGATTAATCTCATGAAGGAG GTGGTGAGGCAGAATGTAACAGGCCTGCAGTGGATGGCCAGTGAAGCCTGGACAGCAGCTCCTGTGCTCCAGACCCCTCAGCTCATGCCGTACTTGGGTGGCACATTGGGCATCGCCATCCGTCGAGGAGAGATCCCAGGACTCAGGAAGTTCCTGTTACAAATACATCCCAATCTGCACAACCACAGCAACAGCTATGGGAACAACATG GTTAACCAGTTTTGGGAACACACATTTCAGTGCAGAttccctccacctccagcagGTTGGGTGGAAAGTGGGGGAGCAATATGCACTGGAGAAGAAGATCTGGAGAGTGAGGGGACAGAGTTCTTGGATCTTTCCAACCTCAGGGCTGAGTACAATGTGTACAAGGCTGTGTATGCTCTGGCATACGCCCTTGATGACATGCTGCAGTGCACACCAGGGAGAGGGCCTTTCAGTGGAAACAGCTGTACCACTTTACAAACAATGGAGCCCTGGCAG CttgtttattatttggaaatggTCAACTTCACCACATCATTCGGTGATCAAGTCTCATTTGATGAGAATGGTGATGCCCTGCCAATATATGACATCATGAACTGGTTGTGGCTCCCTGATGGACGAACTAAAGTTCAGAATGTGGGTGAGGTCAAGAGGTCAGCCTCCAAAGGAGAAGAACTCACACTTTTTGAAGACAAAATCTTCTGGAGCTTTCAGTCCAAAAAG CCACCTCGATCAGTGTGCAGTGAGAGTTGTCCTCCAGGTACACGAATGGTGAGAATGAAGGGGAAACCTGAATGCTGTTTTGACTGCATCCCTTGTTCTGAGGGAAAGATCAGCAACAATACAA actcCATGGAGTGCACCAGTTGTCCAGAGGACTTCTGGTCCAGCCCCCAGCGTGACCACTGTGTTCCTAAGAAGACAGAGTTCCTGTCCTACCATGAGCCTCTGGGTATCTGCCTGACAGCCACCTCATTGCTGGGCACATTgatctgtgctgctgttttgggAATCTTCATCTATTATCGCAAAACACCTATAGTACGTGCCAACAACTCAGAACTGAGTTTCCAGCTATTGCTGTCACTTAAACTATGCTTCCTGTGTTCGCTGCTGTTCATTGGACGACCCAGACTGTGGACATGTCAAATGAGACATGCAGCGTTTGGGATCAGCTTTGTGCTTTGTGTGTCGTGCATCCTGGTGAAAACCATGGTGGTTCTGGCTGTTTTCAAGGCCTCCAAGCCAGGAGGTGGTGCTAGTCTCAAGTGGTTTGGTGctgtgcagcagagaggaacaGTTTTGCTTCTTACCTGCATTCAGGCAGCCATCTGTGTTGTGTGGATTGTCTCGGCATCGCCACTGCCTCACAAAAACAGTCAGTATCACAGTGACAAGATAGTTTATGAGTGTGTAGTTGGTTCCACTGTGGGTTTTGCTGTGTTATTGGGTTATATTGGATTACTGGCCATCCTCAGCTTCCTGTTAGCATTTCTGGCCAGGAATCTTCCAGACAACTTCAATGAGGCCAAACTCATCACTTTCAGCATGCTGATCTTCTGTGCTGTGTGGGTGGCCTTTGTTCCTGCTTATATCAGCTCACCAGGAAAACATGCAGATGCAGTAGAGGTATTTGCCATCCTGGCCTCCAGTTTTGGCCTCCTGGTGGCACTGTTTGGACCCAAATGTTACATAATCCTGCTGAGACCAGAGAGGAACACAAAGAAAGCAATCATGGGTCGAGGAGTGGTCAAGTCATGA